One Eubacterium sp. AB3007 genomic window, TAAGAGAATGCCCCATTTTTTTATATTAACCATATCACTTCTCCTTTTTCTAACTTATAGACTTAATTTTTTATACCAACTTGCAAACAGCGTTGATAGCGCCATTTCCAAAAGAGCAACTATAACAAGTGATAAATCGCCAAATACAATATCTCTATTGAAATAAACAATAAGAACATATGTGATCGGTATTAAAAACCATTGAATAACATAAATCGTATTCAGATTGCTGCTTGTCTTCGAGAAAAAACTAACAGCTCCTTCAGGCAAACGCTTTGACACCAAATAGCAAACGCCAATAACGCCATAAATACACATAAGGCAAAACATGGCATCAATAGTCGTCATAAAGTAATAATGGTGTGTTTCCGACAGGAAGCCTCCCGGGATGAACCAGGATACTACAAAATATGCAACAGATACAATAAGACCTAACGGCCACAAACGCAGCAGTTTTTCCTTATTGTTACATCTCATATAATACTCTCCGAACAGAAGCCCAACCGCCGGGAATACAAACCAGTTAAACAATGGAAATGCCGTAAACCCGCCTGCACTTCCAATAAAATATCCCGCTATCAGATTCGGGACATTGCTCCCAAAGTCATGGAATCTAGCAATCGAACCAATAATAGAAAGGAGCAAAGCAACAACAACTGTTCCTTTTGCCGACACCTTCAATTTCTTAAGAACACCGACTAGAATAAACGCCATTCCTGCAAAGGCTAAAATATCAATGCAGAACAAAAGCAGTCCATTCGCAATCGGGAAAGTATCCCAATCACCAAGCAAATTTCCCGAAAGGAAATAAGGAACAAAAAATTCACCTATGTTTACGAAAAAACCGAGTTGGATCAATTTTATTCCTCGTTTTATTAAATATGCCGGCGCTTGATTTCTGGAATACACCATCCCCACACCCATAGCAAACATAAAGACAGGGGCAGCAAATGGACCCCCGAAAAGCTGGCTAACGGCCCGCTGCATGCCCAAGCTGATCTCATTTGTAAAATAACTCGTACCAAAATAGCAATGCAAAAAAATCATAAAGAAAATAGCAAGACACTTCGCAAGGTCAAGCTCGATCTGTCTGCCGCTGTTAACCGGTTCATTTGAAAATAATTTTCCCATAGAAGCCTCCACAAAAAAAGAGCACCTTCTACACAGATCATCTCTGTGTAGAAAGTGTGCCAAACATCACGATGTGTTTCTTGAAATACAAAAAGGACGGGATTATCCTGTCTGTCTGTCTAATTGTTGTCGCCAAAGTTGGTATTGTCAGGCAATTCGTCATATCGATCCAACCTCAATTTATCCAACCAACACAGTTTCTCCAGTGATCTAAATAAGCTAGGGCGTGCTTTAACGTCACAAAACCACCAGCTGAAGATAATTGTATTGAATTAATTATAATTGAGTTGTGCGATTATGTCAATGATCGAATACGGCCTATACCTTGGTCACAAAGCCTGGCAGGCGGATGACGGAGATCCATTGGAAATCTTCCTTTGTTATCTCAGAGCATTGTAATCCTCATCCGCAACGGCCTCCAGCCACTCGTTGCTGGTCTCTTCTCCTTCCACCTCGATAGCCAGGTGGGAGAACCAGGAATCCGGCGCCGCGCCGTGCCAGTGCTTGACCTCTGCCGGGATGTTGATCACCGTGCCTGGGGTCAATTCCACGGCTTCCTTACCCCATTCCTGATAATACCCTCTGCCGCCGACGCAGATCAGCATCTGTCCGCCACCGTTCTTCGCGTGGTGGATGTGCCAGTTGTTTCGGCAGCCCGGCTCAAAGGTCACGTTGAACACCGGTACCTGCTCGGTGGACACTGGCGCCAGATAGCTCTCTCCCACAAAGAACTCGCCGTAAGGATTGGGCTCTCCAATGGGGAAGAAGATGGAATTCTGATACTTCTCTTTCTCCGTCGCAGCCGGCGCGTCCTCGTTCCAGACCTCCTTGGCCAGACGGAATACGGCCCATCCCTTCGGCCAGCCAACGTACATGGTGGCGTGGGTGATGATCGCGGCGATCTCTTCCTTCGTCACACCGTGGGCCTTCGCGTTCTGCAGGTGATAGGTAAGGGATGAATCTGTGATCCCGGAGGCCATCAAGGAGACGACGGTAATGATGCACCTGGTCTTTACATCGATCGCCTCCTCATTCCAAACTTCACCGAACAGCACATCGTCATTCAGATGCGCGAACATCGGCGCGAACTCTCCCAGCTGATCTCTTCCTGCTGTCTGTACGATTATCTCACTCATTGTCTTTACCTCCGATCTTCTGGTCGCCTGTGGACCATACGTGTTTCTCTTTTGCTGCTGTTGGTTTGTTTTGTGCCATCACACCGGCGAGGGGGTGCGGCACATAGGGCTCCTCCAGATAGGCGATCTCCTCCGGAGCAAGCTCCAGATCTACCGCCTTCGCCGCGCCTTCGATGTGGTGTAGCTTGGTGGCGCCCACCACCGGTGAGGTTACTCTGGTGAGCAGCCACGCCAGGGAGACCTCTGTCATGGTCACGCCGTGCCTGTCTGCAAGCTCTGCCACGCGGCGGATGATCACATTGTCCTGCTCTGCTGTTGCGTCGTACTTGAACCTGGCGTAGGTGTCCTCGGCGGCGCGCTTGGTGCCCTCCTCCCCCGGACGCCGGGAAAGCCTGCCGCTGGCCAGGGCGCTGTAGGGGGTGAGAGCGATGTTCTCCTCCGCGCAGTAAGGTGCCATCTCCCGTTCCTCCTCCCGGAAGATCAGGTTGTAGTGCCCCTGCACGGAGACGAACTTGCTGAACCCCTCCTTCTCGGCCAGGGCGTTGGCCTTGGCGATCTGCCAGGCGAAGCAATTGGAGATGCCGATGTAGCGAGCCTTCCCCGCTCTCACGACCCGATCCAGCCCGTCAAGGATATCGTAGAGCGGCGTGTTCCAGTCCCACATATGGTAGATGTACAGGTCCACGTAGTCCATGCCCAGATTCCGAAGGCTGGTGTCGATCATGGTCTCGATGTGCTGCTGTCCGCTGATGCCCTGCTCGATCTCCTCAGGGGTGCGGGGCAGAAACTTGGTGGCCACTACGACCTCCTCCCGGGGCACAAAGTCCCGCAGGGCGCGTCCCACATACTGCTCGCTGGTGCCGCTCTGGTAGGCGATGGCGGTATCATAGAAGTTGACGCCCAGATCCAGGCCGCGCCGGATGATCTCTCTGGAATGGGCTTCGTCGATGGTCCAGCTGTGCTGCCCCCGGGCCGCGTCCCCAAATCCCATGCATCCCATGCAGATGCGGGATACCTGCAGTTCTGAATTGCCCAGTCTTGTGTATTGCATATCTATACCTCCAGCAGTTTGGTCAGGCAGTGGTAGGTAAGCTCATAGATCGACTGGTACTGATAATCGACCTCCGCTTCTTCCATTGCCGTCTTTTGTTTATCCGTGACCGATGTGTACGGGTAGATGCCGAACATGAAAGGGAAGAACACGTACATGGTGTGCGCTACCGCTTCCTC contains:
- a CDS encoding acyltransferase family protein, whose amino-acid sequence is MGKLFSNEPVNSGRQIELDLAKCLAIFFMIFLHCYFGTSYFTNEISLGMQRAVSQLFGGPFAAPVFMFAMGVGMVYSRNQAPAYLIKRGIKLIQLGFFVNIGEFFVPYFLSGNLLGDWDTFPIANGLLLFCIDILAFAGMAFILVGVLKKLKVSAKGTVVVALLLSIIGSIARFHDFGSNVPNLIAGYFIGSAGGFTAFPLFNWFVFPAVGLLFGEYYMRCNNKEKLLRLWPLGLIVSVAYFVVSWFIPGGFLSETHHYYFMTTIDAMFCLMCIYGVIGVCYLVSKRLPEGAVSFFSKTSSNLNTIYVIQWFLIPITYVLIVYFNRDIVFGDLSLVIVALLEMALSTLFASWYKKLSL
- a CDS encoding carboxymuconolactone decarboxylase family protein is translated as MSEIIVQTAGRDQLGEFAPMFAHLNDDVLFGEVWNEEAIDVKTRCIITVVSLMASGITDSSLTYHLQNAKAHGVTKEEIAAIITHATMYVGWPKGWAVFRLAKEVWNEDAPAATEKEKYQNSIFFPIGEPNPYGEFFVGESYLAPVSTEQVPVFNVTFEPGCRNNWHIHHAKNGGGQMLICVGGRGYYQEWGKEAVELTPGTVINIPAEVKHWHGAAPDSWFSHLAIEVEGEETSNEWLEAVADEDYNALR
- a CDS encoding aldo/keto reductase — its product is MQYTRLGNSELQVSRICMGCMGFGDAARGQHSWTIDEAHSREIIRRGLDLGVNFYDTAIAYQSGTSEQYVGRALRDFVPREEVVVATKFLPRTPEEIEQGISGQQHIETMIDTSLRNLGMDYVDLYIYHMWDWNTPLYDILDGLDRVVRAGKARYIGISNCFAWQIAKANALAEKEGFSKFVSVQGHYNLIFREEEREMAPYCAEENIALTPYSALASGRLSRRPGEEGTKRAAEDTYARFKYDATAEQDNVIIRRVAELADRHGVTMTEVSLAWLLTRVTSPVVGATKLHHIEGAAKAVDLELAPEEIAYLEEPYVPHPLAGVMAQNKPTAAKEKHVWSTGDQKIGGKDNE